Sequence from the Azospirillum formosense genome:
CGTGGCGAAGTCGCGCTTCAGACGCTCCAGCAGGGACCTTTCCGCCCCGCCCTGGAACAGCTTGGCGACGAACGCCCCGCCGGGGGCCAGAACCTCCTCCGCGAAGTCATAGGCGGCCTCGGCCAGCGCCATGATGCGCAGATGGTCGGTGGACTGGTGCCCGATGGTCGGGGCGGCCATGTCGCTCAGCACCACGTCGGCCGGACCGCCCAGCGCCTCCTTCAGACGCTCGGCCGCGCCCTCCTCCAGGAAATCGGCCTGCATGGTGGTGGCGCCGGGCACCGGGTCCATGGGCAGGATGTCAAGCCCGACGACCTTCCAGCCCTCGCGCCCGGTCTGCACCTTGTCCACCGCCACCTGGGTCCAGCCGCCGGGGGCGGCGCCGAGGTCGACCACACGCT
This genomic interval carries:
- a CDS encoding RlmE family RNA methyltransferase, which translates into the protein MVGKPPSSSTPGGRRATVRVKSAAKRTTSSARWLERHLNDPYVHEATKRGFRSRAAFKLLQLDEKFHLLGPGKRVVDLGAAPGGWTQVAVDKVQTGREGWKVVGLDILPMDPVPGATTMQADFLEEGAAERLKEALGGPADVVLSDMAAPTIGHQSTDHLRIMALAEAAYDFAEEVLAPGGAFVAKLFQGGAERSLLERLKRDFATVRHAKPPASRAESSETYVVATGFRGANMND